A window of Paraburkholderia sp. ZP32-5 genomic DNA:
TTCGTCGACCGCGGACAACCGGCCAGGCAAGCGCCAAGTCAAGCGGTGAGCGATATGTCCGAGGGCAAGTCCCGAATTCTGGTCGTCGAAGACGATCGCGGCGCGGCGTTGGAAGTGACGGCCGCGCTCGAAGACTACGGCTTCGACGTGGAATGCGTCGCCACCGGTCATCAGGGCCTGTTGCACGCCGCCAACGGCACATTCGACGCGGTGGTACTCGACCGCATGCTGCCCGACCTCGACGGCCTTTCTATCCTTGCAACGCTGCGCAACATCGGCAAACAGATACCTGTGCTGATCCTGAGCTCACTCGATGCGGTCGACGAACGCGTACGCGGCTTGCGTGCCGGCGGCGACGACTACATGGTCAAGCCATTCGACGGACTCGAACTGACCGCGAGACTCAACGCGCTGCTACGGCGCCGTCACGCCGGCGACGACGCGCTGATGGCCGGATCGGCTTTGCGGGTCGACGATCTGACGATCGATTCGATCGGCCGCACCGTTCAGCGTGCCGGACATCGGGTCGAACTGAAACCGCGCGAGTACAGCCTGCTCGTGTTTCTGATGCGTCACGCAGGGCATGTCGTCACGCGTTCGATGCTGCTGGAGTCGGTGTGGCACACCCACGCCAGTACCCAGACCAACGTGATCGACATGCATATCAGCAGCCTGCGCCGCAAGATCAGTCTCGAAGGCCGGCTTTCACCCATGATCGTAACGGTGCGCAATGCGGGCTACATCCTTCATGCAGCTGGCTAGGCGCGACTACCGTGTTCGCGTTGGCGCGATCGGCTGGCTGCTCGTATTCGTCATTTCATCGGTCGCGCTGTTTGCGCTGCTGTACTGGCTGACGAGCACCTATCTGCTTCGCGAGGTCGACGAGCGGCTGAAAGGCAAGCTGTCCGAATTCCACGCGATCGATCGCGACCAGGCGATCTCGAACATCGACGAGCTGAGCCGCCGCGATATCGCGAGCACACGCCCCTATGGCGTGTTCGACGCGAGCGGTACGTGGCTTGCCGGCAATGTGCACAGGCTTCCTCATGAACAGGATCGCGTGCCGTTCAGCTATACGCAAACGGTGGATGACGGAGGGGCCCCATCGACCGCGCACTTTCGCGG
This region includes:
- a CDS encoding response regulator transcription factor, whose protein sequence is MSEGKSRILVVEDDRGAALEVTAALEDYGFDVECVATGHQGLLHAANGTFDAVVLDRMLPDLDGLSILATLRNIGKQIPVLILSSLDAVDERVRGLRAGGDDYMVKPFDGLELTARLNALLRRRHAGDDALMAGSALRVDDLTIDSIGRTVQRAGHRVELKPREYSLLVFLMRHAGHVVTRSMLLESVWHTHASTQTNVIDMHISSLRRKISLEGRLSPMIVTVRNAGYILHAAG